Below is a genomic region from Desulfobacter sp..
TCATACCCCCTGGCCTCAAGGTCCTTGAGGATCTGAGCCGGGGCCTGATCCGTAAACACCAGATTATCCTCCTGGCTCGTTCTGGTTTTGTCCCGGGTCATGACGATATTCAAACGATTCGGCAAGGGTCTGCCGATGGTGTCATAGGTTTTGGATCCCATGATCATCACCCCGGTGGCCCGGGTAATTTCAACAAAATAAGATTTATCGGCCTTGCCGGTCCAGTCCACCAGCTGATTTGAATCCCTGGCAATTTTCCCGTCCAGGGTGGTGGCCATGAGCAAAATCACATCCATGATTTTTTTCCTTTTTAATCAAATAAGTTAACGTCCCAAAACATGGGATCAGTCCTTGGCAGGCCAGCCTCTTTCTTCTTCGGCCGCAAGATAACAAAATCGGCTCCAGGCAAACTCTTTTTTGGATATGGGGCAGCGCAGGGTGATTTTATGATCTGTCACCTTGACCACCTCCCAGTCCCCGGACCTTACTGAATCTTGAATACAAATCTTTTGACCGAGCTTAAAGGGATAGGGTTTAAACAGGGCAACACGGGTCATGGGCACCTCCTTAAGGGGTTTATTCATTTATATCCCGGGGCTGGGTCATGGACAGGGGATCGACCAGATCGTCAAACTCGTCCGCCCGGACTAAATCCAGAGTCAGAGCTGCCTGTTTCAAGGTCACCCCTTTTTCATGGGCATGTTTGGCAATCTGGGCAGCCTTGTCATAGCCCAAATGGGGATTTAAGGCCGTTACCAGCATCAGGGAATTTTCAAGATGGGTCTGGATCACCTCCAGGTTCGGCTCAAGACCCTGAACACATTTGCGGGCAAAACACAGGGCGCTTTCTCCCAAAAGCCGTGCAGACTGGATATAGTTGGCAATGATCAAAGGCTTGAACACGTTGAGTTCAAAATGACCGGATGCCCCTGCAATGGTGATGGCCGTATCATTGCCCATAACCTGGGCACAGGCCATGGTCAGGGCTTCGGCCTGGGTGGGATTGACCTTGCCCGGCATGATGGATGATCCCGGTTCATTGGCTGGCAGGCGAAGTTCTGCTATCCCGCACCGGGGGCCTGAGCCCAGCATCCTGATATCATTGGCAATTTTCATCAGGCTGACGGCAGATGCCTTTAAACTGCCGTGGGAGGCCACGAGCGCGTCGTGTGCAGCCAGGGCCTCAAACTTGTTTGGGGCTGTGACAAAGGGATGGCCGGTGAGTTTTGCCAGCGTTTCGGCCACTGCCCTGTCAAATCCCGGAGGGCAGTTGAGCCCGGTGCCCACGGCAGTGCCGCCCATGGCCAGTTGATACAGCCTTTCAAGGTCTGATTCAATCCGGGATATGGCCCCAAAGACCATGCTGGCATAGCCTGAAAATTCCTGGCCCAGGGTCAGGGGTACGGCATCCATAAAATGGGTCCGCCCGGTTTTGACAATATCTGCCCAATCCCTGGATTTTTGATCCAAAGCCCGGGCCAGCACGGTCAGTCCGGGCAGGGTGGTGGTTTTAAGCAAAATCACCCCTGCCAAATGCATGGCTGTAGGAAAGGTGTCATTGGAGGACTGGGAGCAATTCACATGGTCATTGGGATGAATCTCAGGGATTGTCTCTCCCAGAACATGACCTGCCAGAACATGGGCCCTGTTGGAGATGACTTCATTCATATTCATATTGGTCTGGGTGCCGGATCCGGTCTGCCAGACTTTTAAAGGAAAATACCCGTCCAACTCCCCTGAAATAATTTCATCACAGACCTGGACAATGGATTCTTTTTTTTGACAAGATAATCGGCCAAAAGAGGCATTTACCAAGGCAGCGGCTTTTTTAACATATCCAAAGGCCTGGATGATTTCTTTTGGCATGGGCTCTTCTCCCATGGAAAAATTTTCCAGAGCCCGCTGGGTCTGGGCCCCCCAATAGGCCTGGGCCGGCACCTCGATCTGCCCCATGGTATCTTTTTCCACCCGTGTGTCCATTGTTTTCCCCCTGGCAAAAATTATCCCGGCATAGTCGCTTCGAACAATACACTACAGTTAAATTAAAGATAAAACCGAAAAGAATAAAATGCAAGCCTGATAGGACACGGCCCATGTTTGACACATAAACCACTTATCTTTACAATGGGCCCATGATCATAAAATGTTAACCTGCTGTCCACCCCCAAAGGAGGCATTCAATGGGAACCGATAATCTTGTTTTTCTCGAAATTCTGGAGTGGCTTGACGATACAGAAGAAACCATGGTCTTTCGGCTGCCTGAAAAAGGATCCGGAGAAATCAAATACG
It encodes:
- a CDS encoding dihydrofolate reductase; translation: MDVILLMATTLDGKIARDSNQLVDWTGKADKSYFVEITRATGVMIMGSKTYDTIGRPLPNRLNIVMTRDKTRTSQEDNLVFTDQAPAQILKDLEARGYERVALIGGSLVNTLFATENLITEVHLTMVPRVFGTGLSLFSQEMDMRLLLDQTREIDKGHVLMIYKVIT
- the fumC gene encoding class II fumarate hydratase; its protein translation is MDTRVEKDTMGQIEVPAQAYWGAQTQRALENFSMGEEPMPKEIIQAFGYVKKAAALVNASFGRLSCQKKESIVQVCDEIISGELDGYFPLKVWQTGSGTQTNMNMNEVISNRAHVLAGHVLGETIPEIHPNDHVNCSQSSNDTFPTAMHLAGVILLKTTTLPGLTVLARALDQKSRDWADIVKTGRTHFMDAVPLTLGQEFSGYASMVFGAISRIESDLERLYQLAMGGTAVGTGLNCPPGFDRAVAETLAKLTGHPFVTAPNKFEALAAHDALVASHGSLKASAVSLMKIANDIRMLGSGPRCGIAELRLPANEPGSSIMPGKVNPTQAEALTMACAQVMGNDTAITIAGASGHFELNVFKPLIIANYIQSARLLGESALCFARKCVQGLEPNLEVIQTHLENSLMLVTALNPHLGYDKAAQIAKHAHEKGVTLKQAALTLDLVRADEFDDLVDPLSMTQPRDINE